A single genomic interval of Bradyrhizobium sp. sBnM-33 harbors:
- a CDS encoding amidohydrolase family protein: MQGKIALEEHFAIPDTLMDSAGFVPDSYWPELKNRLLDIQDKRLAQMDRHGVEMMILSLNAPAVQAIPDVEHANEIAIRANDFLAEQVAKRPSRFQAFAALPMQDSDLAIAELERCIKTLGFRGALVNGFSQIGDGKRPVYYDLPQYWPFWAAAEQTGLPFYLHPRNPLPEDCAIYEGHPWLMGPTWAFGQETAVHALRLMGSGLFDAYPKLKIILGHMGDGLPYSMWRVDHRNGWVKAPPKHKAKKKICDYFNANFFLTTSGNFRTQTLIDSILEIGADRILFSVDWPFENVDHASDWFNSASISENDRLKIGRRNAIDLFKLGLGEHAIAEHGIHQAAE; the protein is encoded by the coding sequence ATGCAGGGCAAAATCGCATTAGAGGAACATTTCGCCATCCCGGATACGCTGATGGACTCAGCGGGTTTCGTTCCAGACTCCTATTGGCCGGAGTTGAAGAATCGCCTCCTCGATATCCAGGACAAGCGGCTGGCGCAGATGGACCGCCACGGCGTCGAGATGATGATCCTGTCACTGAATGCGCCGGCGGTTCAGGCAATCCCCGACGTCGAGCACGCCAATGAGATTGCGATCCGCGCCAACGATTTCCTCGCCGAACAGGTGGCAAAACGGCCCTCGCGATTCCAGGCCTTTGCCGCACTTCCGATGCAGGACTCCGATCTCGCGATCGCCGAACTCGAGCGCTGCATCAAGACGCTCGGCTTCCGCGGCGCGCTGGTCAACGGCTTCTCGCAAATCGGCGACGGCAAGCGGCCGGTCTATTACGACCTGCCGCAATACTGGCCGTTCTGGGCGGCGGCGGAGCAGACCGGCCTGCCCTTCTATCTGCACCCGCGCAATCCGCTGCCGGAAGACTGCGCGATCTATGAAGGGCATCCGTGGCTGATGGGCCCGACCTGGGCGTTCGGACAGGAGACCGCGGTGCATGCGCTGCGCCTGATGGGATCGGGCCTGTTCGACGCCTATCCAAAACTGAAGATCATCCTCGGCCATATGGGCGACGGCCTGCCCTACAGCATGTGGCGCGTCGATCATCGCAACGGCTGGGTCAAGGCGCCGCCGAAACACAAGGCGAAAAAGAAGATCTGCGACTACTTCAACGCCAACTTTTTCCTGACAACGTCGGGCAATTTCCGCACCCAAACGCTGATCGATTCCATTCTCGAAATCGGGGCCGACCGCATCCTGTTCTCGGTCGACTGGCCGTTCGAGAACGTGGACCATGCTTCCGACTGGTTCAACAGCGCCAGCATCAGCGAGAACGATCGCCTGAAAATCGGCCGGCGCAACGCCATCGACCTGTTCAAGCTCGGTCTCGGCGAGCATGCCATCGCCGAGCACGGTATCCATCAAGCCGCGGAATAA
- a CDS encoding MFS transporter, with product MLGGLWITIIFTLLTATSADSFLSFCILRLLTGIGLGVLLPLATTYINELAPRRVANTLRYGASRLAGHSAARSPVSPACLQRQSSLDIAVLDRLAVVSALAVHAHDAAGIAKIPRTPGSYRRNPRHADEASARARRRLQVG from the coding sequence CTGCTCGGCGGCTTGTGGATCACCATTATCTTCACCCTGCTCACCGCGACTTCGGCGGACTCGTTCCTCTCCTTCTGCATCCTGCGGCTCCTGACCGGCATCGGACTCGGCGTGCTGCTGCCGCTCGCGACCACCTACATCAACGAGCTGGCGCCGCGTCGCGTCGCGAATACTTTGCGCTATGGGGCGTCGCGCTTGGCTGGGCACTCGGCGGCACGCTCGCCGGTGTCGCCGGCGTGTTTGCAACGCCAATCTTCGCTGGACATCGCTGTACTGGATCGGCTCGCTGTCGTTTCTGCTCTTGCCGTTCATGCACATGATGCTGCCGGAATCGCCAAAATTCCTCGCACTCCAGGGTCGTACCGGAGAAATCCGCGACATGCTGACGAAGCTTCGGCCCGAGCGCGCCGGCGCCTACAAGTCGGCTGA